A stretch of the Natribaculum luteum genome encodes the following:
- a CDS encoding aspartate aminotransferase family protein has product MQLWESVEAEYRERTPTSRKLYREAGDHVPVGVASSYRAWDPHPLFIDKAQGVYLHDVDGNSYMDFDMNNGAGMSGHAHPAVTEAVTEQLQRGTLFTHPHKLLTEAATELKKRWDLVDKVRFTNSGTESTMHAIRIARAYSGKDKLLKIEGSYHGCHDYVLMSKSAPGRLSGHPKRPARVVESEGVPEKVAETVEIAPWNDLDAVEQIMHDNINEIGALIVEPIVMNVAMTQPHGDFLQGLRELCDEYGITYIFDEVKTGVKVAPGGAAEYYDVEPDLVAMAKSIGGNFPVGAIGGKEEVMERIDDGAAHYGTYNGNPLVLQALVTQLKDVLTEDAYEHVDALGERMVRGYEDVMEDEGIVGHVEHVNSQGSILFTDKRIENYRDWIDNIDYGLHENFWFSMLNQGVMPHPHSADQQWTISVQHTEEHIDETIEAFKNVAPKLAEEQQS; this is encoded by the coding sequence ATGCAATTGTGGGAATCGGTTGAAGCAGAGTATCGCGAACGGACTCCGACGAGTAGGAAACTGTACCGCGAGGCTGGCGACCACGTCCCGGTGGGCGTTGCGAGCTCGTATCGGGCGTGGGACCCCCATCCGTTGTTTATCGACAAAGCTCAGGGAGTGTATCTCCACGACGTGGACGGGAATTCGTATATGGATTTTGATATGAACAACGGCGCTGGGATGAGTGGGCACGCTCACCCCGCTGTGACGGAGGCAGTGACCGAGCAGCTCCAGCGTGGGACTCTCTTCACTCATCCACACAAGCTGCTCACTGAGGCGGCGACGGAGCTGAAGAAACGCTGGGATTTGGTGGACAAGGTCCGTTTCACCAACTCTGGGACCGAGAGCACGATGCACGCCATCCGCATTGCCCGGGCGTACTCGGGCAAGGACAAGCTCCTCAAGATAGAGGGGTCGTACCACGGGTGTCACGATTACGTGCTCATGAGCAAGTCTGCGCCCGGCCGGCTCAGCGGGCACCCCAAGCGCCCCGCCCGTGTCGTCGAGAGCGAAGGCGTCCCGGAGAAGGTAGCGGAGACGGTCGAGATCGCCCCATGGAACGATCTGGATGCGGTCGAACAGATCATGCACGACAACATCAACGAGATCGGGGCGCTCATCGTCGAACCGATCGTGATGAACGTCGCTATGACCCAGCCGCACGGGGACTTCCTGCAGGGGTTACGCGAGCTCTGTGACGAGTACGGTATCACCTATATCTTCGACGAGGTGAAAACAGGGGTGAAGGTCGCCCCCGGGGGAGCAGCCGAGTACTACGACGTCGAACCGGACCTAGTTGCGATGGCAAAATCCATTGGTGGGAACTTCCCTGTCGGTGCGATCGGTGGTAAAGAGGAAGTCATGGAGCGGATCGACGACGGTGCCGCCCACTACGGAACGTACAACGGCAATCCCCTCGTCCTGCAGGCGCTCGTCACACAGTTGAAGGATGTCCTCACCGAAGATGCCTACGAACACGTTGATGCGCTTGGTGAACGGATGGTTCGAGGGTACGAAGACGTCATGGAGGACGAAGGCATCGTGGGTCACGTAGAACACGTCAACTCTCAGGGAAGCATCCTCTTTACCGACAAGCGGATCGAGAACTACCGTGACTGGATCGACAACATCGATTACGGCCTTCACGAGAACTTTTGGTTCTCCATGCTCAACCAGGGAGTCATGCCCCATCCACACAGCGCTGACCAGCAGTGGACGATCAGCGTCCAGCACACCGAGGAGCACATCGACGAGACAATCGAGGCGTTCAAGAACGTTGCACCGAAGCTGGCCGAGGAGCAACAGTCCTGA
- a CDS encoding class II histone deacetylase, which produces MSETNELTVFWDDRCLDHEPPAGEFEAEWTGRLAVKEPHPDRSERIQNIRHIIEQTITDQVTWAEVSPATRIQLERVHDPAYIDEFKAFCETGGGRLTVETGANEASYPAAEHAAGAAVQAAKHALEHGLQNIPYALVRPSGHHAQPAQADGFCFFNNVAVAAEHVLETTETERVVIFDWDVHHGNGTQECFYERDDVLVIGIHNDHWSWDPEAHPQTGDVDEHGRGAGEGYNLNVPLPPGTGDEGYEYAIDRIVEPVVTDFDPDLIIASAGQDGGTVDPLGRNVLTKDGFEMLGRRVRELAAATAGGRLALIQEGGYQISHLAYATLGVLEGVLECETGIEDPMAWMDEDFDSARRAVDDVADYYATYWPLTQR; this is translated from the coding sequence ATGAGTGAAACCAACGAGCTCACCGTCTTCTGGGACGACCGATGTCTTGACCACGAACCCCCCGCGGGGGAGTTCGAAGCGGAGTGGACCGGCCGCCTCGCCGTTAAGGAACCACACCCCGACCGCTCGGAACGCATTCAAAACATCCGTCACATAATCGAGCAGACAATCACCGATCAGGTCACGTGGGCCGAGGTATCGCCGGCGACCCGTATACAGCTCGAGCGCGTCCACGATCCGGCGTATATCGACGAGTTCAAAGCGTTCTGCGAGACTGGTGGTGGACGTCTGACGGTCGAGACGGGAGCCAACGAGGCGAGCTACCCTGCCGCCGAACATGCCGCTGGAGCGGCGGTTCAGGCGGCCAAACACGCACTCGAGCACGGCCTGCAGAACATCCCGTACGCTCTCGTCAGACCGAGCGGACACCACGCCCAGCCCGCACAGGCCGACGGCTTCTGTTTCTTCAATAATGTGGCCGTCGCTGCCGAACACGTACTCGAGACGACAGAGACAGAGCGCGTGGTGATTTTCGACTGGGACGTCCACCACGGAAACGGGACACAGGAGTGTTTCTACGAACGCGACGACGTACTCGTTATCGGCATCCACAACGACCACTGGTCGTGGGATCCGGAAGCGCATCCGCAGACGGGTGACGTCGACGAGCACGGTCGTGGCGCTGGCGAGGGATACAACCTGAACGTCCCGCTCCCACCCGGGACCGGCGACGAGGGCTACGAGTACGCCATCGATCGAATCGTCGAGCCGGTCGTTACCGACTTCGATCCGGACCTCATCATCGCCAGTGCGGGCCAAGATGGTGGCACTGTCGATCCGCTGGGTCGAAACGTACTCACCAAGGATGGGTTCGAGATGCTGGGCCGGCGGGTCCGCGAACTCGCCGCGGCTACTGCTGGTGGTAGGCTGGCGCTGATCCAGGAGGGGGGCTACCAGATCAGTCATCTCGCGTACGCCACGCTAGGCGTCCTCGAGGGCGTGCTGGAATGCGAGACGGGAATCGAGGACCCGATGGCGTGGATGGACGAGGATTTCGACTCCGCCCGACGAGCCGTCGACGACGTTGCCGACTACTACGCCACGTACTGGCCTCTGACGCAACGGTAG
- a CDS encoding ABC transporter permease yields the protein MSTDNPPSTKENRFSKAVRLVERHWMRVWAVLVILFLYTPIIVIVLFSFEKGSFSGFPWDGFTLEWYQTLLETPSAINATINSLWVALFVTFFGTVLGTLGAIALVRHNFRLKQTYRMLVIAPMTIPGLILGVALLMMFNYLEISRSLRTVIIGQLVFVVPFVLVTVSSRLAGFDPTLEEAARDLGASKWTTYRRVTLPLLAPGIISGALFAFTLSFDDFLIAFFTSGVENTLPVYIFSTIQRSQSPVINAISTVALVISMLVIAVSLYFRN from the coding sequence ATGAGTACTGATAACCCACCGTCGACGAAGGAGAACAGGTTCTCGAAAGCGGTCCGACTAGTTGAGAGACACTGGATGCGAGTCTGGGCTGTCCTCGTCATTCTGTTTCTCTATACGCCGATTATCGTTATCGTGCTCTTCTCGTTCGAGAAGGGGTCTTTCTCGGGGTTCCCATGGGACGGGTTTACCCTTGAGTGGTACCAGACGCTGCTTGAGACACCGTCAGCGATCAACGCGACGATCAACAGTCTGTGGGTCGCCCTGTTCGTGACGTTCTTCGGGACGGTACTCGGAACGCTCGGGGCCATTGCGCTCGTGCGACACAACTTCCGGCTGAAGCAGACGTATCGGATGCTCGTCATCGCCCCGATGACCATTCCGGGGCTTATCCTCGGCGTCGCCCTTTTGATGATGTTCAATTACCTCGAGATTTCCCGCTCGCTCAGGACCGTTATCATCGGCCAACTGGTGTTCGTGGTCCCATTCGTGCTGGTGACTGTGAGTTCTCGGCTCGCGGGATTCGACCCGACGCTGGAGGAGGCTGCACGTGACTTGGGCGCAAGTAAATGGACGACCTATCGGAGAGTCACCCTACCGCTCCTGGCGCCCGGGATCATCAGCGGCGCACTGTTCGCGTTCACTCTCTCGTTCGACGATTTCCTGATCGCGTTCTTCACCAGTGGCGTGGAGAACACGCTTCCCGTGTACATCTTTTCGACCATCCAACGCTCGCAGTCACCGGTCATCAACGCGATCAGCACCGTCGCACTCGTCATTAGCATGCTAGTTATCGCTGTCAGTCTCTACTTCCGAAACTGA
- a CDS encoding ABC transporter permease, which translates to MAGSVKQTSDSLSNSFDEFTDNEYITLIATAGPVLLLEGIFFLGPLFIMFMISTMAMENYNLIHDYGLSNFIDGITKHQNISAFKTTTIIATLSTISTGIIAFPIAYFMAKYGGQYKNQLAAIVIVPFWTNYVVRIFGWRIILSKDGVFNTILMRIGIINEPLSWILNSRFAIWLGLVYLWLPFMILPLYSSLENIDDVLLEAARDLGASRIAVFTRVILPLSVPGLLAGTIFVFIFSMGAFVVPSLLGGGIPFVGTRIQYEFGFGADWPAGAALGSILMFIVVLTLGLLLRHADLEELF; encoded by the coding sequence ATGGCAGGTAGCGTCAAACAGACTTCGGACTCTCTTTCTAACAGTTTCGACGAGTTTACCGACAACGAGTACATCACGCTGATAGCTACCGCCGGACCGGTGTTACTGCTCGAAGGGATTTTCTTCCTCGGTCCACTGTTTATTATGTTCATGATCTCAACGATGGCGATGGAGAACTACAACCTCATCCATGATTACGGTCTCTCCAACTTCATCGACGGGATCACCAAGCACCAGAACATAAGTGCATTCAAGACGACTACGATAATTGCAACCCTGTCGACGATCTCGACGGGAATTATCGCGTTCCCCATCGCCTACTTCATGGCAAAGTACGGTGGTCAGTACAAGAATCAACTCGCCGCAATCGTCATTGTCCCCTTCTGGACTAACTACGTCGTTCGCATCTTCGGCTGGCGAATCATCCTCTCGAAGGATGGCGTTTTCAATACGATTCTCATGCGTATCGGCATCATCAACGAACCGCTGTCCTGGATCCTTAATTCGCGGTTCGCCATCTGGTTGGGACTGGTCTACCTCTGGCTTCCCTTCATGATACTGCCACTGTACTCGTCTCTTGAGAACATCGACGACGTACTCCTTGAGGCCGCCCGTGACCTGGGTGCCTCCCGAATAGCGGTGTTCACTCGCGTCATCTTGCCACTGTCTGTTCCTGGATTACTTGCTGGGACAATCTTTGTATTCATCTTTAGCATGGGGGCGTTCGTCGTCCCGTCGCTGCTCGGCGGCGGCATCCCGTTCGTGGGAACGCGCATCCAGTACGAGTTCGGATTCGGTGCAGACTGGCCCGCCGGCGCCGCACTGGGGAGCATCCTGATGTTTATCGTGGTGCTCACTCTCGGACTGCTACTGCGCCACGCCGACCTGGAGGAGCTGTTCTGA
- a CDS encoding ABC transporter substrate-binding protein encodes MRNQDMILNRRQVLEGATVAGAAALAGCVGGDTSGGGGGDFAGETLNVLSWAGYEGIAKRIEEQTGATVNLKLISSDVDGFNTLQGGGTQQFDILLLDNTWALRNARADTIIPVEKDDYPSTNNWIDQFKWPYPTFTHEDNMYAVPPRWGWGGLGYNDNEVDVSVLEEKGYEAVWDGTFEGEVTLADWPTWVIPLVIMQIFDIGDNNPMDIELSDSQLETLEETLVQMFNNAVAIHGGAAAFRQDMLQGNANLVFGTGNFGLSQIRAEGNDWMKIMYPPDVGGWYWTEGLCLVNNPNLSRDLANEYINACMTPEGQYSICWEDASSKGAPVNTEAFDQFSEEEQKKIMMYEDKGFEATDTLLQNLVQYKISPQQDKWLDIWSSAKASSGI; translated from the coding sequence ATGAGAAACCAAGACATGATATTGAACCGGAGACAGGTACTGGAAGGTGCTACAGTTGCTGGGGCGGCGGCACTTGCTGGCTGTGTTGGCGGAGATACCAGTGGCGGAGGTGGCGGTGACTTCGCAGGCGAGACACTCAACGTCCTCTCGTGGGCCGGTTATGAAGGGATTGCCAAGAGAATTGAGGAACAGACCGGGGCCACGGTCAACCTAAAACTGATCTCGAGTGACGTCGACGGGTTCAACACGCTCCAGGGTGGCGGTACCCAGCAGTTCGACATCCTACTTCTCGATAACACGTGGGCGTTGCGTAATGCCAGGGCCGACACGATCATACCGGTCGAGAAGGACGATTATCCGAGCACCAACAACTGGATTGACCAGTTTAAATGGCCGTACCCCACCTTCACTCACGAGGACAACATGTATGCGGTTCCGCCTCGGTGGGGCTGGGGCGGGCTCGGCTACAACGACAACGAAGTCGACGTCAGTGTACTGGAGGAGAAAGGGTACGAAGCCGTCTGGGACGGGACGTTCGAGGGAGAGGTGACGCTAGCGGACTGGCCGACGTGGGTCATTCCACTGGTGATCATGCAAATCTTCGATATCGGGGACAATAACCCGATGGATATCGAACTCTCGGACTCCCAACTCGAAACGCTCGAGGAAACGTTGGTGCAGATGTTCAACAACGCGGTGGCGATCCATGGTGGAGCGGCAGCGTTTCGGCAGGATATGCTCCAGGGGAATGCTAATCTCGTGTTCGGAACCGGGAACTTCGGCCTCAGCCAGATCAGAGCGGAAGGGAACGACTGGATGAAGATCATGTATCCACCCGATGTCGGTGGCTGGTATTGGACCGAGGGACTCTGTCTCGTCAATAACCCCAATCTGAGCCGCGACCTCGCGAACGAGTACATCAACGCCTGTATGACTCCTGAAGGTCAATACTCTATCTGTTGGGAAGACGCGAGTTCCAAGGGAGCACCGGTGAACACCGAAGCGTTCGACCAGTTCAGCGAGGAAGAACAGAAGAAGATCATGATGTACGAAGACAAAGGGTTCGAGGCGACGGATACGCTCCTCCAGAACCTCGTCCAGTACAAGATTTCCCCTCAGCAGGACAAGTGGCTGGATATCTGGTCATCCGCGAAGGCAAGCTCGGGCATCTGA
- a CDS encoding ABC transporter ATP-binding protein, whose translation MPRSLRQSVRADHQYYYLFAIEGVTMEGKGSVRLEGLRKEFGDVVAVDGIDLEINAGEFFTLLGPSGCGKTTTLRCIAGLETPTAGRISISGDDVTHLRANNRNTSIVFQEWALFPHMSVGENISFGLEMNDVTKSEREERVKDALELVELSGYQDRKVSALSGGQKQRIAMARSLVIEPDVLLLDEPLASLDRSLSERLQVELKNIQDDLGVTFIYVTHDQEEALTMSDRIAVMNDGKVEQVGPVTELYEHPKSTFVAEFLGETNLFEGTAHRENGHIKLDCDEINVELNTGAVDSDRLADNASCAFTVRPESMIIPEEGEEECDNMWTGTVQDAIYKGSTTLYEIDVGDRILKVQQQRSNSVRMYSEGDQLSVGFNSNDGEVIREP comes from the coding sequence GTGCCCAGATCTCTGAGACAGTCAGTTCGGGCAGACCACCAATATTATTATCTGTTTGCAATAGAAGGAGTAACCATGGAGGGAAAAGGCAGCGTTCGTCTCGAAGGCCTTCGGAAGGAGTTCGGTGACGTCGTCGCCGTCGACGGAATCGATCTCGAGATCAACGCCGGAGAGTTCTTCACGCTACTCGGCCCATCAGGCTGTGGGAAGACGACCACACTTCGGTGTATCGCGGGACTGGAGACTCCCACGGCAGGACGCATCTCGATCAGCGGCGACGACGTAACTCACCTGCGGGCGAACAACCGAAACACGAGTATCGTCTTTCAGGAATGGGCGCTGTTCCCACATATGTCGGTGGGTGAGAACATCTCGTTCGGCCTCGAGATGAACGATGTCACTAAATCCGAGCGAGAAGAACGAGTGAAGGACGCCCTCGAACTGGTCGAACTATCTGGCTACCAGGACCGCAAGGTTTCGGCGCTCTCAGGCGGGCAAAAACAGCGGATCGCCATGGCCCGGTCACTTGTCATCGAGCCAGATGTGTTGCTCCTGGACGAACCTCTGGCGAGCCTCGATAGAAGCCTCAGTGAGCGTCTCCAGGTGGAATTAAAGAACATTCAGGACGATCTCGGAGTTACCTTCATTTACGTGACCCACGACCAGGAGGAAGCGCTCACCATGAGCGACCGGATCGCCGTGATGAACGACGGGAAGGTCGAACAGGTCGGTCCGGTGACGGAGCTGTACGAACACCCAAAGAGTACGTTCGTCGCCGAATTCCTCGGCGAGACCAACCTGTTCGAAGGGACGGCCCACCGGGAGAACGGTCACATCAAGCTGGATTGCGACGAGATCAACGTCGAACTCAATACCGGTGCCGTGGACAGTGACAGGCTTGCGGACAACGCATCCTGCGCGTTTACGGTTCGCCCGGAAAGTATGATAATTCCAGAGGAGGGAGAAGAAGAGTGCGACAACATGTGGACGGGGACAGTCCAGGACGCGATATACAAAGGGTCAACAACCCTGTACGAGATCGATGTTGGCGACCGAATTCTGAAAGTCCAACAGCAGCGATCGAACAGCGTGCGGATGTATAGTGAGGGTGACCAACTGAGTGTTGGCTTTAATTCGAACGACGGTGAAGTCATCAGAGAACCATGA
- a CDS encoding NAD(P)/FAD-dependent oxidoreductase, with protein MDSTNAYDVIVVGGGVIGCAVARELAPDHDVLVLEAGSAGGEASPKASGLMAIVADLPEYPAAARHALEFFKSYDGTGQFEFTSRSAIHLVTAEEESWGREHAATKAAQGFDVTYLTAAEIENRYPGALVLDQFVGGVEFSQSGWLDPYTYTMTLKSEAEDEGVRYETGTEVTDIVIEDGSVTGVRVEGATIAADHVVCATGWRTRELLSEFVEVPVRPFRWQTVNLEVGREFGEEFPICWDRQSRMYWRPEHNGDLHVGGGTYFVEDSGDVRSTITESFRNAVATTIGERVQNIEDARFKSEDCCPTGDAATPDDHPIIDAPDGAPDGLVVAITGPVGGIMCSPFVSTAVRSIVTEETAPFPVEPFSLDRFEDLSAEFECDYVTGLQAPQR; from the coding sequence ATGGATTCGACCAACGCATACGACGTCATCGTCGTCGGTGGTGGTGTCATTGGCTGTGCAGTAGCACGGGAACTCGCTCCCGATCACGACGTGCTGGTGCTCGAAGCGGGATCTGCAGGCGGAGAGGCGAGCCCGAAAGCCTCCGGGCTGATGGCTATCGTCGCCGACCTCCCCGAGTATCCAGCTGCTGCACGCCATGCCCTAGAATTCTTCAAGTCGTACGACGGCACGGGACAGTTCGAATTCACGTCACGGTCAGCGATACATTTGGTCACCGCCGAGGAGGAGAGCTGGGGCCGAGAACACGCCGCTACGAAAGCCGCCCAGGGGTTCGACGTGACGTATCTGACGGCCGCGGAAATCGAGAACCGCTATCCAGGTGCACTCGTGCTCGACCAGTTCGTCGGCGGCGTGGAGTTCTCTCAGTCGGGCTGGCTCGACCCCTACACGTACACGATGACGCTGAAATCAGAAGCAGAGGACGAAGGTGTCCGATACGAGACCGGCACTGAAGTGACGGATATCGTGATCGAGGACGGCTCGGTAACCGGTGTGCGTGTGGAGGGAGCGACGATAGCGGCCGACCATGTCGTCTGTGCGACCGGCTGGCGGACCAGAGAACTTCTCTCGGAGTTCGTCGAGGTGCCCGTCCGCCCCTTCCGCTGGCAGACAGTCAATCTGGAGGTCGGTCGCGAATTCGGTGAGGAGTTCCCGATATGCTGGGATCGGCAGTCCCGGATGTACTGGCGCCCGGAACACAACGGAGATCTCCACGTTGGAGGCGGAACCTACTTCGTCGAGGACTCTGGCGACGTCCGCTCGACTATTACCGAAAGCTTTCGCAACGCGGTTGCCACGACCATCGGCGAGCGCGTCCAGAATATCGAGGACGCCCGATTCAAGAGCGAGGACTGTTGCCCGACGGGTGACGCAGCGACACCCGACGATCACCCTATCATTGACGCACCCGACGGCGCACCCGACGGTCTGGTCGTCGCGATCACCGGCCCCGTTGGCGGTATCATGTGTTCGCCGTTCGTATCTACCGCTGTCCGGTCGATCGTGACGGAAGAAACGGCACCGTTCCCAGTTGAGCCGTTCAGTCTCGATAGATTCGAGGACCTATCGGCCGAGTTCGAGTGCGACTACGTGACTGGCTTGCAGGCGCCCCAGCGCTAA
- a CDS encoding IS1595 family transposase: MIPLDVFVSESLAADLLQQVRWRDGVECPRCRSDRAVKNGSYGHFQRYLCKDCDRTFNDKTGTIFAYSKIALRKWLFSIYAFLRFNTSIRQLQTEIDVTYETIHRHVERFVTALDAPHLDLVGPVEIDEVYVTAGKKARDRERESRSRGLSARGRGSYQSDKPPVFILVDRDTGDRYVVPAKSADEPIVRLLLADREEESLTVYTDGFRAYDPLDEDDEITREYVVHSDGEYADDEVHVNTCESHGSLLRPWLSPHRGVSKDKLTPYVRAFQLGRELFRKPGKAALKHAIRATL, encoded by the coding sequence ATGATTCCGCTGGATGTGTTTGTCTCGGAATCGCTCGCAGCGGACCTGTTGCAGCAGGTTCGCTGGCGTGACGGCGTTGAATGCCCCCGCTGCCGTTCTGACCGGGCGGTCAAGAACGGCAGCTACGGGCACTTTCAACGGTATCTCTGTAAGGATTGCGACCGCACGTTCAACGACAAGACCGGCACGATTTTTGCCTACTCGAAGATCGCGCTCCGCAAGTGGTTGTTTTCGATCTACGCGTTTCTCCGGTTCAACACCAGTATTCGACAACTGCAGACCGAGATCGACGTCACGTACGAAACGATCCACCGGCACGTCGAGCGCTTCGTCACAGCGCTCGACGCGCCTCACCTCGACCTCGTCGGCCCCGTCGAGATCGACGAAGTGTACGTGACCGCCGGCAAGAAGGCTCGCGACCGCGAACGGGAGTCGCGGTCACGTGGCCTCTCCGCGCGTGGACGCGGATCGTACCAGAGCGACAAGCCACCGGTGTTCATTCTCGTGGATCGTGACACCGGTGACCGCTACGTCGTGCCCGCGAAATCCGCCGACGAACCGATCGTCCGACTCCTCCTCGCCGACCGCGAGGAGGAGTCGTTGACCGTCTACACTGACGGATTTCGGGCCTACGACCCACTTGACGAAGACGATGAAATCACCCGAGAATACGTCGTCCACAGCGACGGTGAATACGCCGACGACGAGGTCCACGTCAACACCTGCGAGAGCCACGGGTCGCTCCTGCGACCCTGGCTCTCGCCCCATCGAGGCGTCTCGAAAGACAAGCTCACTCCCTACGTTCGGGCGTTTCAGCTAGGCAGAGAACTGTTCCGGAAGCCGGGGAAAGCAGCGCTCAAACACGCTATCCGAGCAACGCTGTGA
- a CDS encoding NAD(P)/FAD-dependent oxidoreductase, with the protein MTTGDYDVVIVGAGVAGCISAYELAPDHDVLVIDKGQVAGETTGRSSGLITVTTDVLVPRAEMLDVPAMASHVNSYVRDLDGTGEFEFVERPGIELVPPDQKDSARDYVADLQEDGLAVTYLEPDELEAHYPDTFTMDSFAGAVLYEDVGWVDPYTYTTTLQQEAESQGAEFRTGVEVEDVTFDNGAVTGVETQTGHIEADYVVCAAGWRTREMLSDVIEIPVRPFRIQIVTLDPGQELGDEYPMAWDARTDLYWRPDAAGHIHVGGGEYTLDEPQSASDDVDEWYVDLVAETLPTCLTDFEKAGIADSWACIDGATPDAVGIVDAPTDAPDGLVIATGFHGLGMMLSPITGTAVRSLITGEDTPFSLDGIALDRFDSRGVDFEFQPIGGGAMRE; encoded by the coding sequence ATGACGACGGGAGACTACGATGTTGTCATTGTTGGTGCAGGTGTCGCAGGGTGTATCAGTGCATATGAACTCGCACCGGATCACGACGTGCTCGTGATTGACAAAGGGCAGGTAGCGGGCGAAACCACAGGTCGCTCTTCGGGACTTATCACAGTCACCACTGACGTTCTCGTGCCACGAGCGGAGATGCTTGACGTTCCGGCAATGGCATCACACGTGAACAGTTACGTCCGCGACCTCGACGGCACTGGTGAGTTCGAGTTCGTCGAGCGTCCGGGGATCGAACTCGTCCCACCCGACCAGAAAGACAGCGCTCGTGACTACGTCGCCGACCTTCAGGAAGACGGCCTCGCAGTGACTTACCTGGAGCCGGACGAGCTCGAAGCCCACTACCCCGATACCTTCACAATGGACTCGTTCGCCGGCGCCGTCCTTTACGAGGACGTGGGGTGGGTCGATCCCTACACCTACACAACCACTCTCCAGCAGGAGGCCGAATCTCAGGGGGCGGAGTTCCGGACAGGCGTTGAGGTCGAGGACGTGACCTTCGATAACGGCGCCGTGACGGGCGTCGAGACGCAGACGGGCCACATAGAGGCGGATTACGTCGTCTGTGCGGCAGGGTGGCGAACTCGAGAGATGCTCTCTGACGTGATCGAAATTCCCGTCCGACCATTCCGCATTCAGATCGTCACGCTCGATCCCGGCCAAGAACTGGGTGACGAGTATCCGATGGCGTGGGACGCACGCACCGACCTCTACTGGCGGCCCGACGCTGCAGGACACATCCACGTCGGCGGTGGCGAGTACACGCTCGACGAGCCACAGTCGGCCAGCGATGATGTCGACGAGTGGTACGTCGACCTCGTGGCCGAGACACTCCCTACCTGCCTGACGGACTTCGAGAAGGCGGGAATTGCCGACAGTTGGGCGTGTATCGACGGCGCAACGCCAGACGCGGTCGGAATCGTTGACGCGCCCACCGATGCGCCAGACGGACTCGTAATCGCCACCGGCTTCCACGGCCTGGGAATGATGTTATCGCCGATTACCGGGACAGCCGTGCGCTCGCTGATTACCGGTGAGGACACGCCATTCTCGCTCGACGGGATCGCCCTGGACAGATTCGACTCTCGGGGTGTCGACTTCGAGTTCCAGCCGATCGGTGGCGGTGCGATGCGAGAATAG